A stretch of Campylobacter gracilis DNA encodes these proteins:
- a CDS encoding DUF507 family protein, with translation MRIRLPHVPYIAHKIALDLLNSGCVTLSAGIEPVAKEADEIIRADLQKERAIDERANELIDERVSELDEMSVNKKDMFWLIKRHIANDENFELNFEDRYGTISHKILETVWKKNLIDYKVSENRLKTIIYNAIDEYLKNYQKIEDAVYEKIEGYKQKLIPGTEEYELVFEKLYEEELRKRGML, from the coding sequence ATGCGAATACGACTACCACACGTGCCATATATCGCGCATAAAATAGCGCTGGATCTGCTAAACTCGGGCTGCGTTACGCTTAGTGCGGGCATAGAGCCCGTCGCCAAGGAAGCAGACGAGATCATAAGAGCCGATCTGCAAAAAGAAAGAGCGATAGACGAGCGCGCGAACGAGCTAATAGACGAGCGCGTAAGCGAGCTAGATGAGATGAGCGTGAATAAAAAAGATATGTTTTGGCTCATCAAACGCCACATCGCAAACGACGAGAATTTTGAGCTAAATTTCGAGGATCGCTACGGCACCATATCGCATAAAATTTTAGAAACCGTTTGGAAGAAAAATTTGATCGATTACAAAGTCTCGGAAAACAGGCTAAAGACGATAATTTATAACGCGATCGACGAATATCTTAAAAATTATCAAAAGATTGAGGATGCGGTCTATGAAAAGATCGAGGGCTACAAGCAAAAATTGATCCCCGGCACCGAAGAATACGAGCTTGTGTTTGAAAAGCTCTACGAAGAGGAGCTAAGAAAACGAGGCATGCTGTAA